One genomic segment of Micromonospora sp. WMMC415 includes these proteins:
- the ppc gene encoding phosphoenolpyruvate carboxylase encodes MTDQHDHDGPDAALRADIRRLGTLLGQTLARQEGRPLLDLVEDIRAQVRTDAPAAAQRLAGLDVTTGTKLARAFSTYFHLANITEQVHRARDLRRRRAIQGGWLDQAAKMIAERGVPAEEIAAVARRLAVRPVFTAHPTEAARRSILSKLRAIADELDTETSNAILYGASDEGPANRRLAELLDLMWQTDELRLDRPDPTDEARNAIYYLRDLYAEAAPQVLDDLADTLRMLGVETSPTARPLTFGTWIGGDRDGNPFVTPTVTREVLIIQHEHGIAATEKAMDQLINEVSVSRRLRGVSLDLSASLAADLDALPEVAPRFRRVNAEEPYRLKARCVKAKLANTRQRLRQGTAHVPGRDYRGSGELIADLELLRASLARNSGQLTAVGRLASTIRTVSAFGLHLATMDVREHAEKHHEVLAQLYGAVGEVEDYPSLSRLERTKLLADELTGRRPLSTLDTPLTESARKTFDVFGTIREAQDRFGTEVIESYIISMTLGVDDVLAAVVLAREAGLIDVHSGRARIGFVPLLETPAELNAGGELLDELLSLPAYRALVAARGDVQEVMLGYSDSNKEAGITTSQWSIHRAQRALRDVAARHGVHLRLFHGRGGTVGRGGGPTHDAILAQPYGTLDGAIKVTEQGEVISDKYTLPALARENLELTMAAVLQATLLHTAPRQPAEMLERWDATMDVVSEAAFRSYRSLVEDPDLPAYFWASTPTELLGALNIGSRPAKRPNTGAGLAGLRAIPWVFGWTQTRQIVPGWFGVGSGLAAAREAGHADVLAEMHRSWHFFRTFLSNVEMMLTKTDLTIARRYVETLVPKKLHPIFHKIEQEYELTKREVLAVTASPALLESSPVLQRTLAVRDTYLEPLHHLQVALLRQYRESGAAGRAVATAPGGRRAPSDGTALERALLTTVNGIAAGMRNTG; translated from the coding sequence GTGACCGACCAGCACGACCACGACGGCCCCGACGCCGCGCTGCGCGCCGACATCCGCCGCCTCGGCACCCTGCTCGGCCAGACCCTCGCCCGCCAGGAGGGCCGCCCCCTGCTCGACCTCGTCGAGGACATCCGCGCCCAGGTCCGCACCGACGCCCCGGCCGCCGCCCAGCGGCTCGCCGGGCTGGACGTCACCACGGGCACCAAGCTGGCCCGCGCGTTCTCCACGTACTTCCACCTGGCCAACATCACCGAGCAGGTCCACCGCGCCCGCGACCTTCGCCGCCGCCGCGCCATCCAGGGCGGCTGGCTGGACCAGGCGGCCAAGATGATCGCCGAGCGCGGGGTGCCCGCCGAGGAGATCGCCGCGGTGGCCCGCCGCCTCGCGGTGCGCCCGGTCTTCACCGCCCACCCCACCGAGGCCGCCCGCCGGTCGATCCTGTCGAAGCTCCGCGCGATCGCCGACGAACTGGACACCGAGACCAGCAACGCGATCCTGTACGGGGCCAGCGACGAGGGCCCCGCCAACCGCCGCCTCGCCGAACTGCTCGACCTCATGTGGCAGACCGACGAGCTGCGGCTGGACCGGCCCGACCCGACGGACGAGGCCCGCAACGCCATCTACTACCTGCGCGACCTGTACGCCGAGGCGGCGCCGCAGGTGCTCGACGACCTCGCCGACACGCTGCGCATGCTCGGGGTGGAGACCTCGCCGACCGCCCGGCCGCTGACCTTCGGCACCTGGATCGGCGGCGACCGGGACGGCAACCCGTTCGTCACCCCCACGGTGACCCGCGAAGTGCTGATCATCCAACACGAGCACGGCATCGCGGCCACCGAGAAGGCGATGGACCAGCTCATCAACGAGGTGTCGGTCTCCCGCCGGCTACGCGGCGTCTCGCTGGACCTCTCGGCCAGCCTGGCCGCCGACCTCGACGCGCTGCCCGAGGTGGCACCCCGGTTCCGCCGGGTCAACGCCGAGGAGCCGTACCGGCTGAAGGCCCGCTGCGTGAAGGCGAAGCTCGCCAACACCCGGCAGCGGCTGCGGCAGGGCACCGCCCACGTGCCGGGGCGGGACTACCGGGGGTCCGGCGAGCTGATCGCCGACCTGGAGTTGCTGCGCGCCTCGCTGGCCCGCAACTCCGGCCAGCTCACCGCCGTGGGCCGGCTCGCGTCGACCATCCGTACGGTGTCCGCGTTCGGCCTGCACCTCGCCACCATGGACGTCCGCGAGCACGCCGAGAAGCACCACGAGGTGCTGGCCCAGCTGTACGGCGCGGTGGGCGAGGTGGAGGACTACCCGTCGCTGAGCCGGCTGGAGCGCACCAAGCTGCTCGCCGACGAGCTGACCGGCCGGCGGCCGCTGTCCACCCTCGACACGCCGCTCACCGAGTCGGCCCGCAAGACGTTCGACGTGTTCGGCACGATCCGGGAGGCGCAGGACCGGTTCGGCACCGAAGTGATCGAGTCGTACATCATCTCGATGACCCTCGGCGTGGACGACGTGCTCGCCGCGGTCGTGCTGGCCCGCGAAGCCGGCCTGATCGACGTGCACAGCGGCCGGGCGCGGATCGGCTTCGTGCCGCTGCTGGAGACCCCCGCCGAGCTGAACGCCGGCGGTGAGCTGCTGGACGAGCTCTTGTCGCTGCCGGCGTACCGGGCGCTGGTCGCGGCCCGCGGTGACGTGCAGGAGGTGATGCTGGGCTACTCCGACTCCAACAAGGAGGCCGGCATCACCACCAGCCAGTGGTCCATCCACCGGGCGCAGCGCGCGCTGCGCGACGTCGCCGCCCGGCACGGCGTGCACCTGCGGCTCTTCCACGGCCGCGGCGGCACGGTCGGCCGGGGCGGCGGGCCCACGCACGACGCGATCCTGGCCCAGCCGTACGGGACGCTCGACGGTGCAATCAAGGTGACCGAGCAGGGCGAGGTCATCTCCGACAAGTACACCCTGCCGGCGCTGGCCCGGGAGAACCTGGAGCTGACCATGGCCGCCGTGCTCCAGGCGACGCTGCTGCACACCGCGCCCCGGCAGCCGGCCGAGATGCTGGAGCGGTGGGACGCGACGATGGACGTGGTCAGCGAGGCGGCGTTCCGGTCGTACCGGTCGCTGGTCGAGGACCCGGACCTGCCCGCGTACTTCTGGGCGTCGACCCCGACCGAGCTGCTGGGCGCGCTGAACATCGGCTCCCGGCCGGCGAAGCGCCCGAACACCGGCGCCGGGCTGGCCGGTCTGCGGGCCATCCCGTGGGTGTTCGGCTGGACCCAGACCCGGCAGATCGTCCCCGGCTGGTTCGGGGTGGGCTCCGGCCTGGCCGCCGCCCGCGAGGCCGGGCACGCGGACGTGCTCGCCGAGATGCACCGCAGCTGGCACTTCTTCCGGACGTTCCTGTCGAACGTCGAGATGATGCTGACCAAGACGGATCTGACGATCGCCCGCCGGTACGTGGAGACGCTGGTACCGAAGAAGCTGCACCCGATCTTCCACAAGATCGAGCAGGAGTACGAGCTGACCAAGCGCGAGGTGCTCGCGGTGACCGCCTCGCCGGCCCTGCTGGAGAGCTCGCCGGTGCTCCAGCGCACCCTCGCCGTGCGGGACACTTACCTGGAGCCTCTGCACCACCTGCAGGTGGCGCTGCTGCGGCAGTACCGGGAATCGGGCGCGGCGGGTCGTGCGGTGGCCACCGCGCCGGGTGGCCGGCGCGCGCCGAGCGACGGCACCGCCCTGGAGCGGGCCCTGCTCACCACCGTCAACGGCATCGCCGCCGGCATGCGCAACACCGGCTGA
- a CDS encoding DNA recombination protein RmuC, translated as MDFPTLAVVVVCLAAGGAVGWYAARVRSATEIARLEATLAATREGEGRLEQSMRALSYEATAQSQEAVARAVAPLHETLRRYELRVAELERDRVDAYAELREQVRTMSTVSGELRTETKQLVAALRAPQVRGRWGEHQLRRIVEAAGMLEHCDFAEQVTAATDHQGVRPDLVVRLHGGRSVVVDAKAPFEAYLTAMEARDERGRDGHLDAHAKHLRAHVDALAAKTYWAAFDQAPEFVVLFVPADPFLDVALQRDPTLLEHAFARNVVLATPATLVALLRTVAYSWRQEALARNAVAVHSLARELYGRLSTLGDHVGKLGASLGGAVTAYNRAVGSLEARVLVSARKLAELGVSDDELAAPAQVEVTPRQPQAPELLEPGA; from the coding sequence ATGGACTTTCCGACGCTGGCCGTGGTGGTCGTCTGCCTCGCCGCGGGCGGCGCGGTGGGCTGGTACGCCGCCCGCGTCCGGTCCGCCACCGAGATCGCCCGGCTGGAGGCCACGCTCGCGGCCACCCGGGAGGGCGAGGGCCGCCTGGAGCAGTCCATGCGCGCGCTCAGCTACGAGGCCACCGCCCAGTCCCAGGAGGCGGTGGCCCGCGCGGTGGCGCCGCTGCACGAGACCCTCCGGCGGTACGAGCTGCGGGTCGCCGAGCTGGAACGCGACCGGGTCGACGCGTACGCCGAGCTGCGCGAACAGGTCCGCACGATGAGCACGGTCTCCGGTGAGCTGCGCACGGAAACCAAGCAGCTCGTGGCGGCGCTGCGGGCACCCCAGGTGCGCGGCCGGTGGGGCGAGCACCAGCTGCGTCGCATCGTCGAGGCGGCCGGCATGTTGGAGCACTGCGACTTCGCCGAGCAGGTCACCGCCGCGACCGACCATCAGGGGGTCCGACCCGACCTGGTGGTGCGTCTGCACGGCGGCCGGTCGGTGGTGGTCGACGCGAAGGCGCCGTTCGAGGCGTACCTGACCGCGATGGAGGCCCGCGACGAGCGTGGCCGGGACGGCCACCTCGACGCGCACGCGAAGCACCTGCGCGCCCACGTGGACGCGCTGGCGGCCAAGACGTACTGGGCGGCGTTCGACCAGGCACCCGAGTTCGTGGTGCTGTTCGTGCCGGCCGACCCGTTCCTCGACGTCGCGTTGCAGCGCGACCCGACGCTGCTGGAGCACGCGTTCGCCCGCAACGTGGTGCTCGCGACCCCCGCCACCCTGGTCGCGCTGCTGCGCACGGTCGCCTACTCGTGGCGACAGGAGGCGTTGGCCCGCAACGCGGTGGCGGTGCATTCCCTGGCCCGCGAGCTGTACGGGCGGCTGTCCACCCTGGGCGACCACGTCGGGAAGCTGGGGGCGTCGCTCGGTGGGGCGGTCACCGCGTACAACCGTGCGGTGGGTTCGCTGGAGGCGCGCGTGCTGGTCAGTGCCCGTAAGCTCGCCGAGTTGGGCGTGTCCGACGACGAGCTGGCGGCGCCGGCTCAGGTCGAGGTCACTCCACGTCAGCCCCAGGCGCCGGAGCTGCTGGAGCCGGGCGCCTGA
- a CDS encoding S8 family serine peptidase — protein sequence MSKPRNLSRRTSAALFASVIAASAVTVAGGAATASAAPAAPDATPVEVLGAHDAKLLAEAEAEKAPTVTLIVATEKGEAKDVADDLKGLGAAVTERYDTIGYVLAKVPTDKVVKAATLPGVSGVDLDETIQRPEPSPEAAPSGQKAAKQGATLSGPGADTRAANPYMPTNEIGAVRFVSQHPEWDGRGVTIGIMDSGVDLDHPALQQTTTGERKIVDWITATDPFEDATWRPMITEVTGPSFSAAGATWTAPAGTYRFNTFRESITAASEPGGDVNRDGDQTDVFGVLYNPTTHDIWVDADLDRDFTDEAAMRPYKEKFDVGHFGTDNPSTAVREQMPFVVEYREDVDTAPVGGPGLVDYVNIGIVEDAHGSHVAGITAANDMLGNDAFDGAAPGAKLVSARACTWGGGCTYAALTTGMADLVINRGVDVINMSIGGLPALNDGNNARAELYNNLINTYGVQMFISAGNSGPGLNTIGDPSVSANVVSVAASISKDTWLANYGSVVRTKNALFNFSSRGPREDGGVKPTIAAPGSAISTIPVWQAGAPVAEAGYALPPGYGMFNGTSMASPQAAGGAALLLSAARATDKGVTPAMLRRALVSSAKPIKGVPTYGQGFGMFDVPGAWKLLRQGVETRSYTSEAPVCTVLSEQLANPNRGTGLYNRCASAEGGHRIGQTKTYQVKLTRTSGPAGSVKHTIGLRGNDGTFKAPKTVSLPLNKTVTVTVTAKPGAGAHGAIMTVDDPATNTIDFEVSLVVVASTDTRKPNFSFSAEGSVDRNGFTSYFVTVPPGAGALQVNLAGIATGSQTRFIAFNPYGVPVESTSSLACYTNFSDANACKPQERDYQNPIPGIWEIEVESRRTSPSLNNPFQLTARIQGVAVEPAVVELPSVEAGAATPVTWGLTNTFGPVTVTGQGGPLSSVNTERPTIAEGASQEFLVEVPAGATQFTARIGNPANAAADLDLYVFLGATRVGFAADGDSEEAVTLTNPTAGTYRVVVEGYAVDGAGGSTAYDYRDSFSAPALGTLSASSAPLTLAHGATGSLTGTVTAQSTPAAGRELHGELAVVTSEGAVVGRGAVAIGAVN from the coding sequence GTGAGCAAACCCCGAAATCTGAGCCGGCGTACCTCCGCCGCGCTCTTCGCGTCGGTCATCGCGGCCAGTGCCGTGACCGTCGCGGGCGGCGCCGCCACCGCGAGCGCCGCACCGGCCGCACCCGACGCGACCCCCGTCGAGGTGCTGGGCGCCCACGACGCCAAGCTGCTCGCGGAGGCAGAGGCGGAGAAGGCCCCCACCGTCACCCTGATCGTGGCGACGGAGAAGGGCGAGGCCAAGGACGTCGCCGACGACCTGAAGGGTCTCGGCGCCGCGGTAACCGAGCGGTACGACACGATCGGGTACGTCCTGGCGAAGGTCCCCACCGACAAGGTGGTCAAGGCCGCCACGCTGCCCGGCGTCTCCGGTGTCGACCTGGACGAGACGATCCAGCGTCCCGAGCCGAGTCCGGAAGCCGCACCTTCCGGCCAGAAGGCGGCCAAGCAGGGCGCGACGCTGAGCGGCCCCGGCGCCGACACCCGTGCCGCCAACCCCTACATGCCGACCAACGAGATCGGCGCCGTGCGGTTCGTCTCGCAGCACCCGGAGTGGGACGGGCGCGGTGTGACGATCGGCATCATGGACTCCGGTGTGGACCTGGACCACCCGGCGCTTCAGCAGACCACCACCGGCGAGCGCAAGATCGTCGACTGGATCACCGCGACGGATCCGTTCGAGGACGCCACGTGGCGACCGATGATCACCGAGGTGACCGGCCCGTCCTTCAGTGCGGCCGGTGCCACCTGGACGGCTCCGGCGGGCACCTACCGCTTCAACACCTTCCGCGAGTCGATCACGGCGGCCAGCGAGCCGGGCGGCGACGTCAACCGCGACGGCGACCAGACCGACGTGTTCGGCGTGCTCTACAACCCGACCACCCACGACATCTGGGTGGACGCCGACCTCGACCGGGACTTCACCGACGAGGCCGCGATGCGGCCGTACAAGGAGAAGTTCGACGTCGGGCACTTCGGCACCGACAACCCGTCGACCGCGGTCCGCGAACAGATGCCGTTCGTGGTCGAGTACCGCGAGGACGTCGACACCGCGCCGGTGGGCGGTCCCGGCCTGGTCGACTACGTCAACATCGGCATCGTCGAGGACGCGCACGGCAGCCACGTCGCCGGCATCACCGCCGCCAACGACATGCTCGGCAACGACGCGTTCGACGGCGCCGCGCCCGGTGCGAAGCTGGTCTCCGCCCGCGCCTGCACGTGGGGCGGCGGCTGCACCTACGCCGCCCTCACCACCGGAATGGCGGACCTGGTCATCAACCGTGGCGTCGATGTCATCAACATGTCGATCGGCGGCCTGCCCGCGCTGAACGACGGCAACAACGCCCGCGCCGAGCTGTACAACAACCTGATCAACACGTACGGCGTGCAGATGTTCATCTCGGCCGGCAACTCCGGCCCGGGCCTGAACACCATCGGCGACCCGTCGGTGTCGGCCAACGTGGTCAGCGTCGCGGCCAGCATCAGCAAGGACACCTGGCTGGCGAACTACGGCTCGGTGGTGCGGACGAAGAACGCCCTGTTCAACTTCTCCTCGCGCGGTCCGCGTGAGGACGGCGGGGTCAAGCCCACCATCGCCGCGCCGGGTTCCGCGATCTCCACGATCCCGGTCTGGCAGGCCGGCGCGCCGGTCGCCGAGGCCGGTTACGCCCTCCCGCCGGGCTACGGCATGTTCAACGGCACCTCGATGGCCTCCCCGCAGGCCGCCGGCGGCGCCGCGCTGCTGCTGTCGGCCGCACGCGCGACCGACAAGGGCGTCACCCCGGCGATGCTGCGCCGGGCGCTCGTCAGCTCGGCCAAGCCGATCAAGGGCGTCCCGACGTACGGTCAGGGCTTCGGCATGTTCGACGTGCCGGGTGCCTGGAAGCTGCTGCGCCAGGGCGTCGAGACCCGCTCGTACACGTCGGAGGCGCCGGTCTGCACCGTGCTCTCCGAGCAGCTCGCCAACCCGAACCGGGGCACCGGCCTGTACAACCGGTGCGCCTCCGCGGAGGGTGGCCACCGGATCGGCCAGACCAAGACCTACCAGGTCAAGCTCACCCGGACCAGCGGCCCGGCCGGCAGCGTCAAGCACACCATCGGGCTGCGCGGCAACGACGGCACCTTCAAGGCACCGAAGACCGTCTCGCTGCCGCTGAACAAGACCGTCACCGTCACCGTCACCGCCAAGCCGGGTGCCGGTGCGCACGGGGCGATCATGACGGTGGACGACCCGGCCACCAACACGATCGACTTCGAGGTCTCCCTCGTGGTCGTCGCGTCCACCGACACCCGGAAGCCGAACTTCTCGTTCTCGGCCGAGGGCTCGGTGGACCGGAACGGCTTCACGTCGTACTTCGTGACCGTGCCGCCGGGGGCCGGCGCGCTCCAGGTGAACCTCGCCGGCATCGCCACCGGCTCGCAGACGCGGTTCATCGCGTTCAACCCGTACGGCGTTCCGGTGGAGAGCACCTCCAGCCTGGCCTGCTACACCAACTTCTCCGACGCCAACGCCTGCAAGCCGCAGGAGCGGGACTACCAGAACCCGATCCCGGGCATCTGGGAGATCGAGGTGGAGTCGCGTCGTACCTCGCCGTCGCTGAACAACCCGTTCCAGCTCACGGCGCGGATCCAGGGCGTCGCGGTCGAGCCGGCCGTGGTCGAGCTGCCGTCGGTCGAGGCCGGTGCGGCGACCCCGGTCACCTGGGGCCTGACCAACACCTTCGGCCCGGTCACCGTGACCGGCCAGGGCGGCCCGCTCTCCAGCGTCAACACCGAGCGGCCGACCATCGCCGAGGGCGCCTCGCAGGAGTTCCTCGTCGAGGTGCCGGCCGGGGCGACGCAGTTCACGGCCCGGATCGGCAACCCGGCCAACGCCGCCGCCGACCTGGACCTGTACGTGTTCCTCGGCGCTACCCGGGTCGGCTTCGCCGCCGACGGTGACTCCGAGGAGGCGGTCACCCTCACCAATCCGACGGCGGGCACCTACCGGGTGGTCGTCGAGGGGTACGCGGTGGACGGTGCCGGCGGAAGCACGGCGTACGACTACCGGGACTCGTTCTCCGCCCCGGCGCTCGGCACCCTGTCGGCGTCGTCGGCCCCGCTCACCCTGGCGCACGGCGCCACCGGTTCCCTCACGGGTACGGTGACCGCCCAGTCCACCCCGGCCGCCGGCCGGGAGCTGCACGGTGAGCTGGCCGTGGTGACGTCGGAGGGCGCGGTCGTCGGCCGCGGCGCCGTCGCCATCGGCGCGGTGAACTGA
- a CDS encoding 4-hydroxy-3-methylbut-2-enyl diphosphate reductase, with product MTEAEATSRTGKRVILAKPRGYCAGVDRAVQTVEEALKLYGAPIYVRKQIVHNKHVVRTLEAQGAIFVEENEEVPEGATVIFSAHGVAPEVYEQAKARSLKAIDATCPLVTKVHQEAKRFAAEDYDILLIGHEGHEEVVGTSGEAPEHIQLVDGPEGADRITVRDPNKVVWLSQTTLSVDETMETVARLKKRLPMLQSPPSDDICYATSNRQHVVKEIAPDCDVVIVVGSKNSSNSVRLVEVALDAGARAGHLVDFAHEIDDAWLEGATTVGLTSGASVPEELVQDVLAHLAARGFADVEEVVTANERLTFSLPQELKRDMKAAAAARG from the coding sequence GTGACTGAGGCTGAAGCGACGTCCCGGACCGGCAAGCGCGTGATCCTGGCGAAGCCCCGCGGCTACTGCGCGGGCGTCGACCGGGCGGTGCAGACCGTCGAGGAGGCGCTTAAGCTCTACGGCGCGCCGATCTACGTGCGCAAGCAGATCGTGCACAACAAGCACGTGGTCCGCACCCTGGAGGCCCAGGGCGCGATCTTCGTGGAGGAGAACGAGGAGGTGCCGGAGGGCGCCACCGTCATCTTCTCCGCCCACGGCGTCGCCCCCGAGGTGTACGAACAGGCGAAGGCGCGCTCGCTGAAGGCGATCGACGCGACGTGTCCCCTGGTCACCAAGGTGCACCAGGAGGCGAAGCGGTTCGCCGCCGAGGACTACGACATCCTGCTGATCGGCCACGAGGGGCACGAGGAGGTCGTCGGCACCTCCGGTGAGGCCCCCGAGCACATCCAGCTGGTCGACGGGCCGGAGGGCGCCGACCGAATCACCGTCCGCGACCCGAACAAGGTCGTCTGGCTCTCGCAGACCACGCTGTCGGTGGACGAGACGATGGAGACGGTGGCGCGCCTGAAGAAGCGGCTGCCGATGCTCCAGTCCCCGCCGAGCGACGACATCTGCTACGCGACCAGCAACCGGCAGCACGTGGTCAAGGAGATCGCGCCGGACTGCGACGTCGTGATCGTCGTCGGCTCGAAGAACTCCTCCAACTCGGTCCGCCTGGTCGAGGTGGCCCTCGACGCCGGCGCCCGCGCCGGTCACCTGGTCGACTTCGCGCACGAGATCGACGACGCCTGGCTGGAGGGCGCGACGACGGTCGGCCTGACCTCGGGCGCCAGCGTTCCCGAGGAGCTGGTCCAGGACGTGCTGGCCCACCTCGCCGCGCGCGGCTTCGCCGACGTCGAGGAGGTCGTGACCGCCAACGAGCGGCTGACCTTCTCCCTGCCGCAGGAACTCAAGCGGGACATGAAGGCCGCCGCGGCGGCCCGGGGTTAG
- the xseA gene encoding exodeoxyribonuclease VII large subunit has translation MVSQKIGAWIARLGWVWVDGQVAQISRRPGATTVFLTLRDPSADLSLTVTTNRDVLDSGAPELREGARVVLHAKPEFYAARGTLSLRADEIRQVGLGELLARLEKLKKLLAAEGLFDRARKRRPPFLPNRIGLITGRASAAERDVLTNARRRWPAVAFRTVNVAVQGPSAVPQIVDALKVLDADPSIDVIVIARGGGSIEDLLPFSDEALCRAVFACRTPVVSAIGHETDAPLLDYVADVRASTPTDAAKRVVPDLAEEVRLIGQARSRLERAVRNLVDRESHRLDLLRSRPVLARPQVMVEQRATDVTGLRQRALRCLDHRLAAADDDLRHTLARLRALSPAATLDRGYAIVQRADGHVVRAASEVAKGDPLRVRLADGELAATVDG, from the coding sequence GTGGTCAGCCAGAAGATCGGCGCGTGGATCGCGCGGCTGGGCTGGGTGTGGGTGGACGGGCAGGTCGCGCAGATCAGCCGCCGCCCCGGCGCCACCACCGTCTTCCTCACCCTGCGGGACCCGTCCGCCGACCTCAGCCTGACCGTCACCACCAACCGGGACGTGCTGGACTCCGGCGCGCCGGAGCTGCGCGAGGGCGCCCGCGTGGTGCTGCACGCCAAGCCCGAGTTCTACGCGGCCCGGGGCACCCTGAGCCTGCGCGCCGACGAGATCCGTCAGGTGGGCCTCGGCGAGCTGCTGGCCCGGCTGGAGAAGCTGAAGAAGCTGCTGGCCGCCGAGGGCCTCTTCGACCGGGCGCGCAAGCGCCGCCCGCCGTTCCTGCCCAACCGGATCGGGCTGATCACCGGGCGGGCGAGCGCCGCCGAGCGCGACGTGCTGACCAACGCCCGCCGGCGCTGGCCGGCGGTGGCGTTCCGCACCGTCAACGTGGCCGTGCAGGGGCCGAGCGCCGTGCCGCAGATCGTCGACGCGCTCAAGGTGCTGGACGCCGACCCGAGCATCGACGTGATCGTCATCGCCCGGGGCGGCGGCAGCATCGAGGACCTGCTCCCCTTCTCCGACGAGGCGCTGTGCCGGGCCGTGTTCGCCTGCCGTACGCCGGTCGTCAGCGCGATCGGCCACGAGACCGACGCGCCGCTGCTCGACTACGTCGCCGACGTCCGCGCGTCCACCCCGACCGACGCGGCCAAGCGCGTGGTTCCCGACCTCGCCGAGGAGGTCCGCCTCATCGGGCAGGCCCGGTCCCGGCTGGAGCGGGCGGTCCGCAACCTCGTCGACCGGGAGTCGCACCGCCTCGACCTGCTCCGGTCGCGGCCGGTGCTGGCCCGGCCGCAGGTGATGGTCGAGCAGCGGGCGACCGACGTGACCGGGCTGCGCCAGCGGGCTCTGCGCTGCCTCGACCACCGGCTGGCCGCCGCCGACGACGACCTGCGGCACACGCTGGCCCGCCTGCGCGCCCTGTCCCCCGCCGCCACCCTCGACCGCGGGTACGCCATCGTGCAGCGCGCCGACGGCCACGTCGTCCGCGCGGCGTCCGAGGTCGCCAAGGGGGATCCGCTTCGGGTACGCCTCGCCGACGGCGAGCTGGCCGCGACCGTGGACGGCTGA
- a CDS encoding exodeoxyribonuclease VII small subunit has protein sequence MSEETKDERLSYEQARAELASVVERLEAGGTTLEESLALWERGEKLAGVCQAWLDGARARLDAARQEAAES, from the coding sequence ATGAGCGAGGAAACCAAGGACGAGCGGCTCAGCTACGAGCAGGCCCGCGCCGAGCTGGCGTCGGTGGTCGAGCGGCTGGAGGCCGGCGGCACCACGCTGGAGGAGTCGCTGGCGCTCTGGGAGCGCGGCGAGAAGCTGGCCGGCGTCTGCCAGGCGTGGCTGGACGGCGCCCGCGCCCGCCTCGACGCCGCCCGCCAGGAGGCCGCCGAGTCCTGA
- a CDS encoding DUF4245 domain-containing protein, with product MEPAQPADRVPADRTPPEGQPPVDPASAGAVPPGEPALVEPVGAPATPPTVGAAETGELPAPPPAADVRRSERSPKDMAISLLVLLIPIALLLAFYRGFLGGDQPTVVDPAPALASARAANAFPVSQPEGLGEGWRPVNASFQQVEGGATLRLGYLTPEGRGVQVVQSNVPAERLLPAELTDQGQPQGQTDLGGRTWQRYTARGNEQALVLLEPARTVIVVGDARDNELRALAGSLS from the coding sequence GTGGAACCCGCACAGCCTGCCGACCGCGTACCCGCCGACCGCACTCCGCCGGAGGGCCAGCCGCCGGTCGACCCCGCGTCCGCCGGAGCCGTACCCCCGGGGGAGCCGGCCCTGGTGGAGCCCGTCGGTGCCCCGGCGACGCCGCCCACCGTGGGCGCGGCGGAGACCGGGGAGCTTCCGGCCCCGCCACCCGCCGCGGACGTGCGTCGCTCGGAGCGCTCACCGAAGGACATGGCGATCTCGCTGCTCGTGCTGCTGATCCCCATCGCCCTGCTGCTCGCCTTCTACCGGGGTTTCCTCGGCGGCGACCAGCCCACCGTGGTCGACCCGGCACCCGCGCTCGCCTCGGCGCGGGCGGCGAACGCCTTCCCGGTCAGCCAACCGGAGGGCCTGGGCGAGGGGTGGCGCCCGGTCAACGCCTCCTTCCAGCAGGTCGAGGGCGGTGCGACGCTGCGCCTGGGGTACCTGACGCCGGAGGGCCGGGGCGTCCAGGTGGTGCAGAGCAACGTGCCGGCGGAGCGGCTGCTGCCCGCCGAGCTGACCGACCAGGGCCAACCTCAGGGGCAGACCGACCTCGGGGGGCGTACCTGGCAGCGGTACACGGCCCGGGGCAACGAGCAGGCGCTGGTGCTGCTGGAACCGGCCCGTACGGTGATCGTCGTCGGTGACGCGCGGGACAACGAGCTACGGGCGCTGGCCGGGTCGCTGAGCTGA